From Nocardia sp. NBC_00416:
AGAGGACCACCCCGGCCGGCTGCTCTCCCAGGATGGGGATGCGGAGGGTCCGGACGCTGGAGCCGGCGGTCGCCGAGTTTGCCCGCCACCGGGAGTTCACCTGCGCGCGCTACACGGTGGTATCGCGGGAACGGTGATCCGTGGGGGTGTGGCCGTCCGCGGCGACCACACCTGCTACCCGGAGGAAACCGACGCCGTCCAGGACGCGAAGGCGCTGGGGTTGCGGGTCTGCAGTAGCACCCGGCCGGGACCGGTGAAGTCGAAGACCAGGCCCTCCCCCGATTTCAGCGATTGCAGCGACCGGCCGGAGACTGCGCGCCGGATGGTGAACTGCATCGACAGGTCGTAGGCCACCACATGCCCGGTATCGATGGTGACCGGTTCACCGGGTGCCAGATCGATGACATCGATCGCCCCGAACACTCCGACCACGACCTCGCCCGACCCGTGCGCGCGCAGCCCGAATCCGCCTTCGCCGCCGAACAGGTTGGCGAAACCACCCCATTTGCTCTCCACCTGCGCGCCTGCCGAGTTCGCGATCCAGCCGCCGCGACTGATGAAGTACGGCCGGTCGGGCACGATCGGCAGGGCCAGCATGTCGCCGGGCAACGACGGAGCCACATCCACCCAGCCGCCCTGCGGGGGCGCGGTGAAGGTGGAGACGAAGAACGATTCGCCCGACAGCATCGACCGTTTCAGTCCGGCCAGGATGCCGCCCTCGGCCTTGGCTTCCAGATTCACGCCTGCCGAATGCGCCACCATGGCACCGGATTCCACCCGCACCGGCTCGCCGCCCGCCAGGACACAGCGTGCCACGGTCGACGACGGGCTGTGCCGCAGTTCAACTTTCATGAGCCGACACTACCGCCAGGGCCGGTCACCGGCGCAGAGTCCGGGCTTGCGACGCCGACGGGTATCAGCCGGACGACGACCCCCGGGTTCGCCTGGAGAACGGCAGATCGCTACCGGTTCACGACTGCTGGGCGCAGCATGCCGGATGGCCCGGCGTGCGTATCGGGATCGGTCGGTCTCCCACAGGACCGAAATGTCTGCCTCCCACCACGTAGCGCGGCCGGCCCGGCGACCGCCCATCCGTCGGGCCCGGGAACCCGCCCCGTGCGGCTCGCGGCCGTATAGGCGCGCGCTCGTTACCCCATGGCAAACGGAACGCGGATCAGCTCAGCGAATCCAGAGCATCCGCGTCACGGGCGACGACCGCGCGCCCGGCGATGAACACGATCGGCCGCTGGATCAGCCGCGGATGCTCGGCCAGTGCCGAGATCCAGCGGTCCCGGTCGGCGGCGGTCCGGCCCCAATCGGCCATCCCGAGTTCTTCGGCGATGTCCTCACCGGTGCGCGTGATCTCCCACGGTTCGGCGCCGAGCTTTTCCAGAGCCGTG
This genomic window contains:
- a CDS encoding TIGR00266 family protein yields the protein MKVELRHSPSSTVARCVLAGGEPVRVESGAMVAHSAGVNLEAKAEGGILAGLKRSMLSGESFFVSTFTAPPQGGWVDVAPSLPGDMLALPIVPDRPYFISRGGWIANSAGAQVESKWGGFANLFGGEGGFGLRAHGSGEVVVGVFGAIDVIDLAPGEPVTIDTGHVVAYDLSMQFTIRRAVSGRSLQSLKSGEGLVFDFTGPGRVLLQTRNPSAFASWTASVSSG
- a CDS encoding arsenate reductase family protein, which produces MSTPEAEIWHNPRCTKSRAAVAHLDATGIAYSVRRYLDEPPTAAELRTALEKLGAEPWEITRTGEDIAEELGMADWGRTAADRDRWISALAEHPRLIQRPIVFIAGRAVVARDADALDSLS